A single window of Flavobacterium aestivum DNA harbors:
- a CDS encoding aldose 1-epimerase family protein — MITTLSNSILTAQIKHIGAELCSLKDNSNTEYIWSGNPEFWGKHSPILFPIVGTLKNNSYQYKDTEYHLSRHGFAREMNFELIDKQENSATFSLISSDETLKKYPFDFELRIIYTLENKSLKIEYKVINKGVSKMPFSIGAHPAFDLPGNFENYSLEFENDEPLTLSLLEDGLISNITEQIQLDKKQLHLNRKLFEKDTLIIKQIQSKSITILRNSNPILKVSYKDFPDLGIWTPQNAPFICIEPWFGYSDTTNTFGDLFEKESIQILEANATFQSAFNIEIL; from the coding sequence TTGATTACAACTCTATCAAACTCAATTCTTACCGCACAAATAAAACATATAGGAGCTGAATTATGTTCCCTAAAAGACAATTCCAATACGGAATACATTTGGAGTGGAAACCCTGAATTTTGGGGTAAACACTCCCCTATTTTGTTTCCAATTGTTGGCACACTAAAAAACAATTCCTATCAATATAAAGACACTGAATATCATTTATCCAGACATGGATTTGCTCGTGAAATGAACTTTGAATTGATTGACAAACAAGAAAACAGTGCTACTTTTTCTTTAATTTCATCTGATGAAACTTTGAAAAAATATCCGTTTGATTTTGAATTGCGTATAATTTATACTTTAGAGAATAAATCTTTAAAAATTGAATACAAAGTCATCAACAAGGGAGTATCAAAAATGCCATTTTCAATTGGAGCACATCCTGCATTTGACTTACCCGGAAATTTTGAAAATTACAGCCTTGAATTTGAGAATGATGAGCCTTTGACACTTTCCCTCTTGGAAGATGGTCTAATTTCAAATATTACCGAGCAAATACAATTAGATAAAAAACAATTGCATTTAAATCGTAAGCTATTCGAAAAGGATACTTTGATTATCAAACAAATTCAATCAAAATCGATTACAATTTTAAGAAATTCAAATCCAATTTTAAAAGTTAGCTACAAAGATTTCCCCGATTTAGGAATTTGGACACCCCAAAATGCGCCTTTTATATGTATTGAACCATGGTTTGGCTATTCAGACACCACCAATACATTTGGAGATCTTTTTGAAAAAGAAAGTATACAAATATTAGAAGCCAATGCAACTTTTCAATCGGCTTTCAATATTGAAATCTTATAA
- a CDS encoding GNAT family N-acetyltransferase — protein sequence MLEINFTPFPNLETERLLLKQVTADDVDDIFELRSNKEVMKYIPRPLLQNKEEALELIAMLNDKIENNIGINWGIQLKNDPKIIGIIGHYRIKPEHYRAEVGYMLLPEYNGKGIISEALQKVVEYGFKDMQLHSIEAVLDPKNAGSEKVLLKNGFVKEAHLVENEYYDGRFLDTLIYSVLNK from the coding sequence ATGTTAGAAATAAACTTTACCCCTTTTCCGAATCTTGAAACCGAGCGTTTATTGTTGAAACAAGTAACCGCTGATGATGTTGATGACATTTTTGAATTGCGATCTAATAAAGAAGTCATGAAATACATCCCGAGACCATTGCTTCAAAACAAAGAAGAAGCCTTGGAACTTATTGCTATGTTAAATGACAAAATAGAAAACAACATTGGAATTAACTGGGGAATACAACTGAAAAATGATCCAAAAATCATTGGTATTATTGGGCATTACAGAATTAAACCCGAGCACTATAGAGCCGAAGTAGGTTACATGCTATTACCTGAATATAATGGAAAAGGAATTATATCCGAAGCTTTGCAAAAAGTAGTTGAATATGGTTTCAAAGATATGCAACTCCATTCTATAGAAGCAGTTTTAGACCCTAAAAACGCTGGATCAGAAAAAGTTCTATTGAAAAATGGTTTTGTAAAAGAAGCACATTTAGTAGAAAATGAATACTATGATGGACGTTTTCTAGATACCTTAATATACTCCGTTTTGAACAAATAG
- a CDS encoding Gfo/Idh/MocA family protein — MLKIGVLGAGHLGKIHLRLLQQSEKYELVGFYDPNQENAEKISKEFGYKHFNTIATLIHAVDVIDIVTPTLSHYKCAKVAIKSGKHVFIEKPISNTVEEAEEIIALAKEYNVKGQVGHVERFNPAFIATKNMIENPMFIETHRLAEFNPRGTDVPVVLDLMIHDIDAILSVVNSKVKNINASGVSVISETPDIANARIEFENGCVANLTASRISMKNMRKSRFFQKDAYISVDFLEKKCEVVKMKDAPEVPGDFDMILQNAEGVKKQIYFSNPDVEQNNAILDELESFADAINNDTTPVVTLEQATDALRVAYQIIDCFKK, encoded by the coding sequence ATGCTGAAAATTGGAGTATTGGGTGCAGGGCATCTAGGTAAAATACATTTGCGTTTATTACAACAATCCGAAAAGTATGAATTAGTTGGTTTTTATGACCCCAATCAAGAAAATGCCGAAAAAATATCGAAAGAATTTGGTTACAAACATTTTAATACAATTGCAACTCTAATTCATGCAGTTGACGTAATTGATATTGTAACTCCAACACTTTCCCACTATAAATGTGCCAAAGTTGCTATTAAATCCGGTAAACACGTTTTTATAGAAAAACCTATTTCTAATACAGTTGAAGAGGCTGAAGAAATCATTGCTCTTGCCAAAGAATATAATGTAAAAGGACAAGTTGGACATGTAGAAAGATTCAATCCTGCCTTTATCGCTACCAAAAACATGATTGAAAATCCCATGTTTATAGAAACCCATCGATTGGCAGAGTTTAATCCACGTGGTACAGATGTCCCAGTAGTTTTAGACTTGATGATTCATGACATCGATGCTATTTTAAGCGTAGTAAATTCTAAAGTAAAAAACATCAATGCAAGCGGTGTATCTGTTATAAGTGAAACTCCAGATATTGCCAATGCAAGAATTGAATTCGAAAACGGTTGTGTAGCCAACTTAACCGCGAGCCGAATTTCTATGAAAAACATGCGCAAGTCGCGATTTTTTCAAAAAGATGCCTACATTTCTGTTGACTTTCTAGAAAAAAAATGTGAAGTAGTTAAAATGAAAGATGCTCCAGAAGTACCTGGTGATTTTGACATGATTTTACAAAATGCCGAAGGAGTAAAAAAACAGATTTACTTCTCTAATCCAGATGTTGAACAAAATAATGCTATTCTGGACGAACTAGAATCGTTTGCTGATGCTATCAATAACGATACTACACCTGTAGTAACTTTAGAACAAGCAACAGATGCATTAAGAGTGGCATACCAAATTATAGATTGCTTTAAAAAATAA
- a CDS encoding M1 family metallopeptidase yields the protein MKNTRFGAILQLALLVGSATSWAQETSNAATPAPVSKYSYQDAFGPIFYANNGSSTRSANGAPGHEYWQNRADYKLTARLNEKTNEIIGSEIVTYTNNSFDKMSFVWMSLDQNFFKSDSRGNAIVPLKGSRNGAQGEVFDGGYKIKSVKVVSTNRGKTVETEAKYVISDTRMQVFLPDELKSKGGVVKIKIDFSFISPKEGSDRMGVLDTKNGKIFTIAQWYPRMCVYDDLRGWNINPYIGASEFYLEYGDFDFNITVPSNHVVVSSGELLNPTAVYTAAEQKRIAQAAQSEKTVMIRTADEVNAAAKSGSTSEKTWHFRIKNSRDLSWASSSAFILDGARINLPSGKKSLALSAYPVESVGKDAWDRATEYTKAAIEHYSKKWFEYPYPVATNVAGNEGGMEYPGIVFCGWQSKGEDLWGVTDHEFGHGWFPMIVGSNERLFAWMDEGFNTFINSVSSAEFNNGEFKKKPTDFHQNAEYFTNPKVETVMSSPDNMKERNIGLLCYYKPSSGLQILREQVLGQERFDTAFRTYTERWAFKHPSPDDFFRTMENVAGEDLGWFWRGWFINNWRLDQGINSIKYVKNDPAQGVIINIENFEKMAMPVVLDVKTKSGKVTRVKLPVEVWQKNVDWSFKVNTTEEIASIVLDPEHAFPDSNESNNTWTSEKGVIEKEIILDSYIGKYSTKVAPLKIVITEKNSTLFAEITDYPKFGLTFVSQDVFESKEAGVKFQFNEAKTGFDMVIEGDQKIPFARD from the coding sequence ATGAAAAACACCCGTTTCGGAGCCATTTTGCAACTGGCTTTACTTGTTGGAAGTGCTACTTCATGGGCACAAGAAACATCAAATGCTGCAACTCCTGCACCTGTATCAAAGTATAGCTATCAAGATGCGTTTGGACCTATATTTTATGCAAATAATGGTTCCTCTACACGATCTGCTAATGGTGCACCAGGTCATGAATATTGGCAAAACAGAGCTGATTATAAATTGACAGCCAGATTAAATGAAAAAACAAATGAAATTATTGGGTCAGAAATTGTGACCTATACCAATAATAGTTTTGATAAAATGTCTTTTGTTTGGATGTCATTGGATCAAAATTTTTTCAAATCAGATTCTAGAGGAAATGCAATTGTACCTTTAAAAGGAAGTCGTAATGGAGCTCAAGGCGAAGTATTTGATGGAGGATATAAAATAAAGTCAGTAAAAGTTGTTTCTACTAATAGAGGAAAAACGGTTGAAACTGAAGCAAAATATGTTATTTCTGATACCAGAATGCAAGTTTTTCTTCCAGATGAGTTGAAATCTAAAGGTGGAGTAGTGAAAATAAAAATTGATTTTTCATTCATTTCTCCAAAAGAAGGTTCGGACAGAATGGGGGTTTTGGATACTAAAAACGGGAAAATTTTCACCATTGCACAATGGTACCCTCGTATGTGTGTGTATGATGATTTAAGAGGTTGGAATATCAATCCATATATTGGAGCATCAGAGTTTTATCTTGAATATGGTGATTTTGATTTTAATATCACAGTTCCTTCTAATCATGTTGTAGTGAGTTCAGGAGAATTATTAAATCCAACTGCAGTTTATACGGCAGCTGAGCAAAAAAGAATTGCACAAGCTGCACAAAGTGAAAAAACAGTTATGATTCGTACTGCTGATGAGGTAAATGCTGCTGCAAAATCTGGAAGTACTTCTGAGAAAACATGGCACTTTAGAATAAAAAATTCACGTGATCTTTCTTGGGCATCATCTTCAGCATTTATATTAGATGGAGCCAGAATTAATTTGCCAAGTGGTAAAAAATCATTGGCTTTATCTGCTTATCCAGTAGAAAGCGTAGGAAAAGATGCTTGGGATCGTGCTACAGAATATACTAAGGCAGCTATTGAGCATTATTCTAAAAAATGGTTTGAATATCCTTATCCAGTTGCTACAAATGTAGCCGGAAATGAAGGAGGAATGGAATACCCTGGAATTGTTTTTTGCGGATGGCAATCTAAAGGAGAAGATTTATGGGGAGTTACAGATCATGAGTTTGGTCATGGTTGGTTTCCTATGATTGTAGGGTCTAACGAGCGTTTATTTGCTTGGATGGATGAAGGATTTAATACTTTTATTAATTCAGTAAGTTCAGCTGAATTCAATAATGGTGAGTTTAAAAAGAAACCAACAGATTTTCATCAAAATGCGGAGTATTTTACCAATCCAAAAGTAGAAACCGTTATGAGTTCTCCAGATAACATGAAAGAAAGAAATATTGGTCTTTTATGTTATTACAAACCAAGTTCAGGATTGCAAATTTTAAGAGAGCAAGTGTTAGGACAAGAACGTTTTGATACAGCTTTTAGAACTTATACTGAGCGTTGGGCTTTTAAACACCCATCTCCTGATGATTTTTTTAGAACCATGGAGAATGTGGCTGGAGAAGATTTAGGTTGGTTCTGGAGAGGTTGGTTTATAAATAACTGGCGTTTAGACCAAGGAATTAATTCTATTAAATATGTAAAAAATGATCCTGCACAAGGTGTAATAATTAATATTGAAAACTTTGAGAAAATGGCGATGCCAGTCGTTTTGGATGTGAAAACAAAAAGCGGAAAAGTTACCAGAGTTAAATTACCGGTTGAAGTTTGGCAAAAAAATGTTGATTGGTCATTCAAAGTAAATACTACTGAAGAAATAGCTAGTATTGTTCTTGATCCAGAACATGCTTTTCCAGATTCTAATGAAAGCAATAATACTTGGACTTCAGAGAAAGGTGTAATAGAGAAAGAAATAATTTTAGATAGTTATATTGGTAAATACTCTACGAAAGTAGCTCCATTGAAAATTGTAATTACCGAAAAAAATAGTACTTTATTTGCCGAGATCACTGATTATCCTAAGTTTGGGTTAACGTTTGTTTCTCAAGATGTATTTGAATCTAAAGAAGCAGGAGTTAAATTTCAATTTAATGAAGCCAAAACTGGATTTGATATGGTTATTGAAGGCGATCAAAAAATTCCTTTCGCAAGAGATTAA
- a CDS encoding VF530 family protein, with amino-acid sequence MEKQQSKDPLHGVTLQKILETLVAYYGFDTLGELIKIKCFNINPSIKSSLTFLRKTDWARKQVEELYIKTIQKM; translated from the coding sequence ATGGAAAAGCAGCAATCAAAAGACCCGCTTCATGGAGTTACACTTCAAAAAATTCTGGAAACGTTAGTAGCTTACTATGGATTTGATACCTTAGGGGAATTGATTAAAATCAAATGTTTCAATATAAATCCGAGCATAAAATCCAGTCTTACCTTCTTGCGTAAAACAGATTGGGCCAGAAAACAAGTTGAAGAATTGTATATAAAGACCATTCAGAAAATGTAA
- a CDS encoding YggS family pyridoxal phosphate-dependent enzyme: MSIATNLQTIKSTLPDHVTLVAVSKTKPVSDLMQAYDAGQRIFGENKIQEMVDKWEQMPKDIEWHMIGHVQTNKVKYMAPFVNLVHGVDSLKLLEEINKQALKNDRVINCLLQIHIAEEETKFGLDEEELNTLLSSDSFLKMKNIRIVGLMGMATFTDNQNQIKKEFTHLKSIFDNHKNLNSENCNLKILSMGMSGDYQLAIACGSTMVRIGSSIFGGR, translated from the coding sequence ATGTCAATAGCTACAAATTTACAGACTATAAAATCAACACTCCCAGACCACGTGACCTTAGTCGCTGTGTCCAAAACAAAACCCGTTTCTGATTTGATGCAAGCCTATGATGCAGGCCAACGCATTTTTGGTGAAAACAAAATTCAGGAAATGGTCGATAAATGGGAACAAATGCCCAAAGATATCGAATGGCATATGATTGGACATGTACAGACCAATAAAGTCAAATACATGGCTCCTTTCGTAAATTTGGTTCATGGAGTAGACAGCCTTAAATTATTAGAAGAAATCAATAAGCAAGCCTTAAAAAACGATCGGGTTATTAATTGCTTACTCCAGATACATATAGCCGAAGAAGAAACAAAATTTGGACTTGATGAAGAAGAACTTAACACTCTCTTATCCTCCGATTCTTTTCTAAAAATGAAAAATATTCGAATTGTAGGCTTAATGGGAATGGCGACTTTTACAGACAATCAAAACCAGATCAAGAAAGAATTCACGCATTTAAAATCTATTTTTGACAATCATAAAAATCTAAATTCTGAGAATTGCAATCTAAAAATTCTTTCCATGGGAATGTCTGGCGATTACCAATTGGCAATTGCATGCGGCAGTACAATGGTTCGGATTGGAAGTAGTATCTTTGGAGGGCGATAA
- a CDS encoding DUF1015 domain-containing protein has product MAKIVPFKAVRPTRDKVCLVTCRSYEEYINAELAAQLDFNPLSFLHILKPAYSNQNTVSYEKRYKLVSQKYQEFKKELILIKDKKPSIYIHKIVTKTHSFTGIIVGTSIEDYRNNIIKKHEDTLAFRVRLLKEYMNYSEFNTEPVLMTYPDNKTIENWIYNCTQKLADFEFSTTKKEIHYLWKIDDELEINWIQGIFEKIKNLYIADGHHRSEASKLLSEENKDPENTAKDYLLSYLISENNIKIYEFNRLIKDLNGLSKEDFLQKLNETFIVEIKNQQPFQPIEKHQFGMYLDHEFYSLILKPEYCIFETALDSLDTQILYSKVLLPLLNIQDLRNDERIEYISGKQSILEVKRKIDEEEFEIGFIMFPSNIQEIKDLADANLVMPPKSTYIEPKFRNGLVIYEL; this is encoded by the coding sequence ATGGCAAAAATAGTACCTTTTAAAGCAGTTAGACCCACACGCGATAAAGTGTGTCTTGTAACATGTCGTTCGTATGAGGAATACATAAATGCTGAATTGGCCGCACAATTGGATTTTAATCCATTATCATTTTTGCATATTTTAAAACCAGCCTATTCGAATCAAAATACAGTTTCTTATGAAAAGCGATACAAACTGGTATCCCAAAAATATCAGGAATTCAAAAAAGAGCTTATTTTAATCAAAGATAAAAAGCCATCTATTTACATCCATAAGATTGTCACCAAAACACATTCATTCACAGGAATAATAGTTGGCACAAGTATAGAAGATTATCGCAACAATATAATCAAGAAACACGAAGATACACTAGCATTTAGAGTTCGATTGTTAAAAGAATACATGAATTATTCGGAGTTCAATACAGAACCCGTTCTAATGACCTATCCTGATAACAAAACTATTGAAAATTGGATTTACAACTGTACCCAAAAACTAGCTGATTTTGAATTCTCTACTACAAAAAAAGAGATTCATTATTTATGGAAAATTGATGATGAACTAGAAATCAATTGGATACAAGGTATTTTTGAAAAAATAAAAAATCTATATATCGCGGACGGTCACCACAGATCCGAAGCCTCTAAATTATTATCCGAAGAGAATAAAGATCCGGAAAACACAGCAAAAGACTACTTGCTAAGTTATTTAATTTCAGAAAACAACATCAAAATATACGAATTCAATCGACTCATAAAAGATTTGAACGGATTATCCAAAGAGGATTTTCTCCAGAAGTTAAATGAGACCTTCATTGTCGAAATCAAAAATCAACAGCCATTTCAGCCAATTGAAAAACATCAATTTGGAATGTATCTTGACCATGAATTCTATAGTCTGATTTTGAAACCAGAATATTGTATTTTTGAAACTGCTTTAGATTCTTTAGATACACAAATTCTTTATTCAAAAGTACTATTGCCTCTTTTAAACATTCAAGATCTTCGAAATGATGAGCGAATTGAATATATATCCGGTAAACAATCTATACTCGAAGTAAAACGAAAAATAGATGAAGAAGAATTCGAAATAGGATTCATTATGTTCCCTTCCAATATTCAGGAAATAAAAGATTTAGCTGACGCTAATCTCGTTATGCCACCAAAAAGTACTTATATAGAACCCAAATTCAGAAATGGATTAGTGATTTATGAACTTTAA
- a CDS encoding alpha/beta fold hydrolase: MRNLPLLSLLILSTSGCSDFKIVPDYVFNSLKKKELYIKSYDNTLKLWDVPFEEIDVKTNYGIAHVIVCGPKSGEPLVLFHGTDASSTMWFPNVTELSKGNRVYAIDFPLEAGKSLSNRRKLSNKQAAAFYNEVFKHFQMEDINLLGISRGGWMATYLALQPNIPVKRIILLSPAQTFGRVANLGKVLTGINIKIFPSLKSTNRFFNAFSYYPEKIDSVFKNQLYLAYKYGNSKPRLLNMSLFSKKELKSLKMPVLVLIGDHDIVNKEKIFVKVHKYIPNAETAVIKNSGHFMSIDQSEIINKKIVEFLNNSK; encoded by the coding sequence ATGCGTAATTTACCGCTTCTGTCATTGCTCATTCTCTCAACATCGGGCTGTTCTGATTTTAAAATAGTCCCTGACTATGTATTTAATTCTTTAAAAAAGAAAGAATTATACATTAAATCATACGACAATACATTAAAATTATGGGATGTACCGTTTGAAGAGATAGACGTAAAGACAAATTATGGTATTGCACACGTTATTGTCTGTGGCCCAAAATCAGGTGAACCATTGGTTTTATTTCATGGTACAGATGCCAGTTCGACCATGTGGTTTCCGAATGTAACAGAATTAAGCAAAGGAAACCGAGTTTATGCCATTGACTTCCCTTTAGAAGCTGGAAAGTCACTTTCAAACAGGAGAAAATTAAGCAACAAACAAGCTGCTGCATTTTATAATGAGGTTTTTAAACATTTTCAAATGGAAGACATTAATTTATTGGGCATATCAAGAGGCGGATGGATGGCAACCTATTTAGCCTTACAACCCAATATCCCAGTCAAAAGAATAATCTTATTGAGCCCTGCACAAACCTTTGGAAGAGTTGCGAATTTAGGGAAAGTCCTTACTGGAATTAATATTAAAATATTTCCAAGCCTAAAAAGTACAAATAGATTTTTTAACGCCTTTTCCTATTATCCGGAAAAAATTGACAGTGTTTTCAAAAATCAGCTTTATCTTGCTTACAAATATGGTAACAGCAAACCTCGTCTATTGAATATGTCACTATTTTCTAAAAAAGAATTAAAATCACTAAAAATGCCCGTACTCGTTTTGATAGGCGATCATGATATTGTTAATAAAGAAAAAATATTTGTCAAAGTGCACAAATACATTCCCAATGCAGAGACTGCAGTTATCAAAAACTCCGGACACTTTATGTCTATTGACCAATCTGAAATTATAAATAAAAAAATTGTCGAATTTTTAAACAATAGCAAATAA
- a CDS encoding 3-hydroxyacyl-CoA dehydrogenase family protein gives MKIIAVIGAGTMGNGIAHTFAQSGFTVKLIDISEKSLDKGMATIAANLDRMVSKGTITEEEKTKTITNIITYTDIKDGVTGVDLVVEAATENVDLKLNIFKQLNEACSHNTILATNTSSISITQIGAVVAHPERVIGMHFMNPVPIMKLVEIIRGYNTSDEVTNIIMALSEKLGKTPVEVNDYPGFVANRILMPMINEAIETLYNKVAGVYEIDTVMKLGMGHPMGPLQLADFIGLDVCLAILNVMYDGFKNPKYAPCPLLVNMVRAGKLGVKSGEGFYDYSESKKAEKISKQFI, from the coding sequence ATGAAAATTATTGCTGTAATTGGTGCTGGGACTATGGGTAATGGAATTGCACATACCTTTGCACAAAGTGGATTTACTGTTAAATTAATCGATATCTCCGAGAAGTCATTAGACAAAGGAATGGCAACCATAGCAGCCAATTTAGATCGAATGGTTTCTAAAGGAACCATAACCGAAGAAGAAAAGACAAAAACTATTACAAATATCATTACCTATACAGACATTAAGGATGGTGTAACAGGTGTAGATTTAGTAGTAGAAGCTGCTACTGAAAATGTAGATTTAAAACTCAACATCTTCAAGCAATTAAACGAAGCTTGTTCGCACAACACCATTTTAGCAACTAATACCTCATCAATTTCCATTACACAAATTGGTGCAGTAGTAGCTCATCCGGAACGTGTAATTGGAATGCACTTTATGAACCCTGTGCCTATCATGAAACTTGTAGAAATCATTCGCGGTTACAATACCAGTGATGAAGTTACTAACATTATCATGGCTTTATCCGAAAAATTAGGAAAAACACCAGTTGAAGTAAACGATTATCCAGGATTTGTTGCCAATAGAATTTTAATGCCAATGATTAACGAGGCAATTGAAACTTTATATAACAAAGTAGCTGGTGTTTATGAGATTGACACTGTTATGAAATTAGGAATGGGACACCCAATGGGACCTTTACAACTAGCAGATTTTATTGGTCTTGATGTATGTCTTGCTATCTTAAATGTGATGTACGATGGTTTCAAAAATCCAAAATATGCACCTTGTCCTTTATTGGTAAACATGGTGAGAGCAGGAAAATTAGGTGTAAAATCAGGTGAAGGTTTTTACGATTATAGCGAAAGTAAAAAAGCTGAAAAAATTTCAAAACAGTTTATTTAA
- the smpB gene encoding SsrA-binding protein SmpB: MQKTVNILNKRARFDYEILETYTAGIVLVGTEIKSIRLGKANITESFCEFSGNELFAINTYIEEYSFGNQFNHKARSERKLLLNKRELKGLLRSVQAKGLTIVPLKLFTNEKGLAKLQIGLCKGKKTYDKRESLKEQDTKRDLDRIKKAF, encoded by the coding sequence ATGCAAAAAACTGTCAACATACTCAATAAAAGAGCCCGATTCGACTATGAAATCCTTGAAACCTATACCGCAGGTATTGTTTTAGTGGGAACCGAAATAAAATCTATTCGATTAGGAAAAGCCAACATAACCGAAAGTTTTTGTGAATTTAGCGGTAATGAACTTTTTGCCATCAATACTTATATAGAGGAATATTCTTTTGGAAATCAATTCAATCATAAAGCCCGTAGCGAACGTAAATTACTTTTGAATAAAAGGGAATTGAAGGGATTACTAAGAAGTGTTCAAGCCAAGGGACTTACTATCGTCCCTCTAAAATTATTCACTAATGAAAAGGGATTGGCCAAACTACAAATTGGACTTTGTAAAGGTAAAAAAACTTATGATAAAAGAGAGTCCTTGAAAGAACAGGACACCAAAAGAGATTTAGATAGAATAAAGAAAGCTTTTTAA
- a CDS encoding PAS domain-containing protein, protein MNEVKEMIKRPIPIDKEVSWDKTKTIMSKTDLYGTIEYANEVFVDVCGYEDYELMAQPHNIVRHPDMPKVIFKVLWENIQKGNQFHGIVKNLAKSGRYYWVITNFEYSRDENGNIVNYIARRKAVPEEVITKHIEPLYKKLLQIEQASGVDASEKYLIGFLEEEGLSYVELVTKLMIENQKTEELQQIQHDAVVKGTEEEEKKGFFSRFFGL, encoded by the coding sequence ATGAACGAAGTGAAAGAAATGATCAAAAGACCAATCCCTATTGATAAAGAGGTGTCATGGGATAAAACGAAAACAATTATGAGTAAAACGGATTTGTATGGTACCATCGAGTACGCAAATGAAGTTTTTGTAGATGTTTGTGGTTATGAGGATTATGAATTAATGGCTCAGCCCCATAATATTGTTAGACATCCGGATATGCCAAAGGTTATATTTAAGGTGCTTTGGGAGAATATTCAAAAGGGAAATCAGTTTCATGGAATTGTAAAAAATTTAGCAAAATCCGGAAGGTATTATTGGGTGATTACCAATTTTGAGTATTCTAGAGACGAAAATGGTAATATAGTTAATTATATAGCCAGAAGAAAAGCGGTTCCGGAAGAGGTGATAACAAAGCATATTGAGCCTTTGTATAAAAAGCTTTTACAGATTGAACAAGCGAGTGGTGTTGATGCAAGTGAAAAATACTTGATTGGCTTTTTAGAAGAGGAAGGGCTTAGTTATGTTGAGTTGGTTACTAAATTAATGATCGAAAATCAAAAAACTGAGGAATTGCAACAAATACAACATGATGCAGTTGTTAAAGGAACCGAAGAGGAAGAAAAGAAAGGTTTTTTCAGTAGATTTTTCGGTTTATAA
- a CDS encoding protein-L-isoaspartate(D-aspartate) O-methyltransferase: MKDTAKHQGLRNQLVSVLQQKGITDKNVLEAIKKIPRHLFLNSSFADFAYQDKAFPIGAGQTISQPYTVAFQSQLLEVSKGHKVLEIGTGSGYQTAVLCMMGAKVYSVERQKELFKQTSALLPKLGIRPQHISFGDGYKGLPGYAPFDSIIVTAGAPIIPQPLMAQLKIGGRLVIPLGEDVQIMTLLIRINETQFEKHEFGEFRFVPLLEDKN; the protein is encoded by the coding sequence TTGAAAGATACCGCCAAACATCAAGGACTTCGTAATCAATTAGTAAGTGTCTTACAACAAAAAGGAATTACAGACAAGAACGTTTTAGAAGCCATAAAAAAAATTCCGAGACATTTGTTTTTGAACTCAAGTTTTGCAGATTTCGCATACCAAGACAAAGCATTTCCTATTGGAGCTGGCCAAACTATTTCCCAGCCTTATACTGTTGCTTTTCAATCCCAATTATTAGAGGTTAGTAAAGGTCATAAAGTACTAGAAATTGGTACTGGCTCTGGTTATCAAACAGCTGTTTTGTGTATGATGGGTGCTAAAGTTTATAGTGTTGAGCGACAAAAAGAATTGTTTAAACAAACTTCGGCTTTATTACCAAAACTAGGAATTCGTCCGCAACATATTTCTTTTGGAGATGGTTATAAGGGTTTACCTGGTTACGCTCCATTTGATAGTATAATTGTTACTGCCGGTGCTCCTATAATTCCACAACCATTAATGGCACAACTCAAAATAGGAGGAAGACTCGTCATTCCGTTAGGAGAAGATGTTCAAATCATGACATTGTTAATACGTATAAATGAAACTCAATTTGAAAAGCATGAGTTTGGAGAATTTCGTTTCGTTCCTTTATTAGAAGACAAGAATTAA